The Flavobacterium sp. 140616W15 sequence ATGATTTGACCGTTTACAAATCGGCTAGCTTCAGAAGCTAGGAAAACTGCCGTTCCTGCTAAATCTTCAGGATCTCCCCAACGTCCCGCAGGTGTTCGGCTTATGATAAATTCATTAAATGGATTTCCGTCTACGCGAATAGGTTCTGTTTGCGAAGTAGCAAAATAACCTGGCCCAATTCCGTTAACCTGAATATTGTGTTTAGCCCATTCAGTAGCTAAATTTTTAGTAAGCATTTTTAAACCGCCTTTCGCAGCAGCATAAGCAGAAACACTGTTTCTACCCAACTCACTCATCATGGAACAGATATTAATGATTTTACCTTCGTTGCGCTCAATCATTTTTCGTCCCACTAATTGCGACATAATAAAAGCTCCAACTAAATCTACATCTATAACACGTCGGAAGTCTTCGATTAGCATGCTTACAGCTGGTTCTCTCTTTATGATTCCGGCATTGTTTACCAAAATATGAATTGGTCCTTGATTCTTCTCGATTGCTTCAATCTGTTCCGCAGCAATTTTTTCATCAGTTACATCAAAAATATATCCTGATGCTTTGTATCCTTTGCTTTTGTAATAAGCAAGCGCTTCTTCTAATTTGCTTGGCGTTGTGCTGCTAATTACTAACTCGGCTCCTGCTTGTGCCAACCCTTCGGCCATAGCCATACCAAGACCATGTGTGCCTCCAGTTATTAGCGCTCTTTTATTGGTTAAATCAAATAACTTCATAATGCTTTATTTAAGTTCATTTGGTGCAACAATATCCATATCTCCGTAATCCAAATTTTCTCCTGCCATTCCCCATATAAAAGAATAGTTAGACGTTCCTGCGCC is a genomic window containing:
- a CDS encoding gluconate 5-dehydrogenase, which encodes MKLFDLTNKRALITGGTHGLGMAMAEGLAQAGAELVISSTTPSKLEEALAYYKSKGYKASGYIFDVTDEKIAAEQIEAIEKNQGPIHILVNNAGIIKREPAVSMLIEDFRRVIDVDLVGAFIMSQLVGRKMIERNEGKIINICSMMSELGRNSVSAYAAAKGGLKMLTKNLATEWAKHNIQVNGIGPGYFATSQTEPIRVDGNPFNEFIISRTPAGRWGDPEDLAGTAVFLASEASRFVNGQIIYVDGGILATIGKPSNE